ACTCCATGCCTTCACACACGTCCTGGCACATCCCCAACAGCGTGTGTCGGCCGAATGACCCACGGTTGTTTCTCAGGTACTCCGACAGGCAGCCATGCTCCATGTACTCGAAGACCAGGAAGATGGAGCTGTCCTGGTTGCACACGCCATACAACTGCACCAACTTCTCATGAGAAAGCTTCCTGCAAAAAAGCAGAGAGCAACGTCACCTCTGCAGTGAGtgtaagtgtgtgtatgtgtgtctctgactgagtgggtctgtgtgtgagtgtgtctctgactgagagaatgtgtgtgtgtgtgtctgactgactgagtgtgtctgtgtgtgtgtttctgagtgtgtctctgtgtgagtgtgtctctgactgagtgtgtgtatgtgtgtctgtgggtgAGTGTCTCTGACTgtctgagtgtgtctgtgtgagtgtgtctttgactgagtgtgtgtgtgtgtgagtgtgtctctgATTGCCtgattgtgtctgtgtgtgagtgtctctgattgtctgagtgtgtgtgtgtgtgtttggcccTGACTGTCTgagtgtgtctgtgggtgtgtgtctcGGACTGTCTGAGCgcgtctgtgtgtgagtgtgtctctgactgagtgtgtctgtgtgtgagtgtgtgttcatgtgtgtgtgtctgtgtgcatgtgtatgtgtgtctgtgtgtgagtgtgtgtccatgtgtgtgagtgtgtgtatgtgtgcgtgtgcatgagtgtgtgtgcatgagtgtgtgtgcatgtgcgagagtgtatgtgtgcatgtgagagtgtgcatgtgtcagtgagaatgtgtgtgtgtgagcgtgtgcatgagtggtgagagtgtacgtgagtgagtgtgtgtgtacatgtgtgagagtgtgtgagttctgtgcgtgtgagagagtgggtgagtgtgtgcatgagtgtgcGCATGAGTGTgcacgagtgtgtgtgtgtgtgcgcgtgtgtatgtgagtgtgtgggtgtgtgtatgtgtgtgtgtgtgagagtgtgtgtgtgtgagagagagtgtgtgtgtgtgtgagagagagagagtgtgtgtgtgtgtgacagagagtgtgtgtgtgtgtgagagagagtgtgtgggtgtgtgtgtgtgagagagtgtgtgtgtgtgtgtgagagagagagagtgtgtgtgtgtgtgagagagagagagtgtgtgtgtgtgtgtgtgagagagagagtgtgtgtgtgtgtgtgtgtgtgtgtgtgtgtgtgagagagagagagtgtgtgtgtttgagagagagagtgttttGGGGCTTTGTTTcgctgttgttgctgctgctgctagtgttgctttgtgttctgtgttgtgttttattgacaatagacaataggtgcaggagtaggccattcggcccttcgagccagcaccgccattcactgtgatcatggctgatcatccacaatcagtatccagttcctgccttatccccataacctttgattccgctatctttaagagctctatccatctcttttttgaaagcatccagagacttggcctccacagccttctgaggcagagcattccatatgtccaccactctctgggtgaaaaagtttttcctcaacttcgatctaaatggcctacccctaattcttaaactatggcctctggttctggactcacccatcagcgtgaacatgcttcctgcctccagcgtgtccaatcccttaataatcttacatgttccaatcagatcccctctcatccttctaaattccagtgtatacaagctcagtcgctccaatctttcgacatatgacagtcccgccatcccgggaattaaccctgtgaacctacgctgcactccctcaatagcaagagtgtccttcctcaaatttggagactaaaactgcacacagtactccaggtgtggtctcaccagggccctgtacagctgcagaaggacctctttgctcttatactcaattccccttgttatgaaggccagcatgccattagctttcttcactgcctgctgtacttgcatgcttgctttcagtgactgatgtacaagaacacctagatcttgttgtgcttccccttttcctaacttgactccatttagataataatctgccttcctgttcttaccaccaaagtggataacctcacatttatccacattaaactgcatctgccatgcatccgcccactcacccagcctgtccaagtcaccctgcattctcatatcctcctcacatttcacactgccacccagctttgtgtcatcggcaaatttgctaatgttacttttaattccctcttctaaatcattaatatatattgtaaacagctgcggtcccagcactgaactctacggtaccccactggtcaccgcctgccattccaaaagggacccgttaatcgctactctttgtttcctgtcagccagccaactttcaatccatgtcagtactctgctcccaataccatgtgccctaattttgcccactaatctcctatgtgggactttatcaaaggctttctgaaagtccaggtacactacatccactggctctcccttgtccattttcatagttacatcctcaaaaaattccagaagattaatcaagcatgatttccccttcgtaaatccatgctgacttggaccaatcctgttactactatccagatgtgtcataatttcatcttttatagttGACTCcggcatctttcccaccaccaacgtcaggctaaccagtccgtaattccctgttttctcccttcctccctttttgaagagagggacaacattagccaccctccaatccacaggaactgatcctgaatctgtagaacattggaaaatgattaccaatgcatccatgatttctaaagccacctccttaagtaccctgggatgcagaccatcaggtcccggggacttatcagccttcagactcaacagcctatccaacaccatttcctgcctaatataaatttccttcagttcatccattaccctaggtcctttggccactattatatctgggagattgtttgtgccttccctagtgaagacagatccaaagtacctgttcaactcgtctgccatttccttgctccccataatgaattcacccacttctgtcttcaagggcccaattttggtcttaacttatttttttccttttcacatacctaaagaagcttttactatcctcctttatattcttggctagtttaccttcgtacctcattttttctccacgtattgcctttttagttaccttctgttgctctttaaaagtttgccaatcctccggcttcccactcgtctttgctatgttatacttctcttttatttttatactgtccattacttcccttgtcagccacggcctccccttactccccttaggatctttcttcctctttggaacaaactgatcctgcaccttccgcattattcccagaaacacttgccattgctgttccactgtcatccctgctagggtattgttccattgaactttggccagctcctccctcacagcaccatagttccctttgttcaactgtattactgacacttctgagtttcccttctccctctcaaattgtcgattaaaacttatcatattatggtcactacctcctaatggctcctttacctcgaggtccctgatcaaatccggttcattgcacaacactaaatctagaattgtgttctctctggtaggctccagtacaagctgttctaagaatccatctcggagggactccacaaactccctttcttggggtccagtaccaaccttatccctccagtctacctgcatgttgaagttcCCCATAAGGGTCTGTTTTACTTAGAGACACATCACAGAACAGCCCCTTCCAGCCCACCGAGCCTCACCACCCAGCGACCCACCAATTTAACTccagccaaatcacaggacagctGACAATGACTAATCGACCTACTAACTGGTTCGCCTTTGgacagtgagaggaaactggagcggtTGGAGGAAACCCCCACACAAACACAGAAGGAGTGTACAGGGCACAGTGGAAATGGCCTCCGGACTCCAACACCACGAGCAATAGTAGAGTCACACTAACCGCCCTGTTGCGTGGCACCCTGTCGCTGATTGAGTCATTCTGCTGAACGCCGTGAACGTGCTACATCGGCATTGGAACGTGTGGCcgcatttgtgggctgcccccagaacatcctcgcgtgtgttggttgttaatgcaaaccacACATTTCACTGAACGTTTCAATCTACACATGACTGATAAATCTGAATCCAAATCCAAATGGCCGGCTTCACTAACATGTCCTGCCAGGGCAGGGGATGATGGCTACGCCTGGACTAATGAGgaggagatagtgaggggggCGGTGGAGGAAGGAGACAATGTAAGACACGCGGCTGGCCAATTGTGAGTGCATATGGCCAGgtatcacggggagaacacataaactccttatagacagcagcaggaattgaacatgggtcattggcactgtaatagcattacattaACCATGACACTACCATACCGTCCCACCGCAAAACCCATAGCCAGATGTGACCAGATACACTCTCTGTAGCCAGTGGGTAGGTGTCAATGTCTCTGGCCAGGTGTGACCAGATGTTGGTGACTATGCTAACAGTCTGATGTAGGCAGATGTCAATGTCTCTGTCAGATGTTGGTGACTATGACCAGTGGGCTGGTATGGGCAGATGTCAATGTCTCTGGCCAGATGTTGGTGACTATGCTAATTGCCTGATGTCAGCAGATGTCAATGTCTCTGTCAGATGTTGGTGACTATGACCAGTGGGCTGCTGTGAGCAGGTGTCAATGTCTCTGGCCAGATGTGGCCAGATGTCAGGACTCCCCCATTGCAGCTGGTGACCTTCAGCCCTCCCCGGATAAGGCAGTGTTTGACCCCACTCCGCTGctctccctcccacagtcctgggTCCTGAGGGAATGTAGCAGAATGAAGCCCCcattctccaccctccagcccacCCCAGTAACTCACATCATGATCTGAGCTTCCTCGATGAAGTCCTCCTCGGACATGGCTCCCTCACGGATCGTCTTGATGGCCACTTTGTGTTGGTTCCTCCAGTAGCCCATGTGCACCACTCCAAACTGACCACAACCCACCTCCTCCATGAAAGTCAGGGCAGTGGCCGAGATCTCCCAGGCCCCTGAGACACAGCAAACAAGTTCAGTTTGTTGTCACTTAACTGAAcgcatgtataccaccaaacaaaacagtgtcccTCTGGATcagggtgcacaacacagtacatataactcacacacaaccgtacacatgtataccaccaaacgaaacaatgttcctctgggccagggtgcacaacacagtacatataactcacacacaaccgtacacatgtataccaccaaacgaaacaatgttcctctgggccagggtgcacaacacagtacatataactcacacacaaccgtacacatgtatatcaccaaacgaaacaatgtttctctgggccagggtgcacaacacagtacatataactcacacacaaccgtacacatgtatatcaccaaacgaaacaatgttcctccagaccagggtgcacagcacagtacatataactcacacacaactgtacacatgtatatcaccaaacgaaacaatgttcctctgggccagggtgcacaacacagtacatataacccaCATACCAAACACATAAGGTAATATCAcctaaaataaagtaaaaaataaTAAGGTACGTTTCCAACAGAAGTTAAAAAGTGAGcagtataacgctactggcactttgtacgtgatgagacctgggtggtgacagggagttcagtaatatcaggcctgggggaagaagctgtttcccacccCAACAGTTTTTGTCCCAATGTTGTGGTATCTCCTGCATGACGGTAGGAGGCCAGAGAGACTGTTGGACAAATGAGAGGGAACGGTGACAATGCCAACCGCCTGCGTGTGCAACACTCCAGATAAATATCTccgatgggtggaagagagaccaaaCAGTGAATTGTGGTGACCAATGGATAGTCCAGCTCCATCCACCCGTTCCCTGTCAGCTCCAAACTCCTCCATAAGTTTCCCCGTCCCTCCGAACACACACATCCCACCGAGACCCACGCGCCTGTCACCCCTCCTCACTGGGGTGTGGTGGTAGCGCAGCAGACAGTGTGACACAGTGACAGCTTGggatgtcagagttcagagttcaattccagtgtcagtGTCAGCAAGTTCATATGTTCCTTCCTTCCCATGTGTGTGTGGGTCTCCTCTGGgcattctggtttcctcccacagcccaaagacgtatcggttagtaggttaattggtctttgtaaactgtcctgtgattggacTGGGGATAAATCAGTGAGATGCAGTATGGCTTGTTGGGCTACACtgcatctctaagtaaataagtaaCTCTCTCCTCTCTGAAACCTCCTCCCTACTCACTTGTCCTGTCCCACCATGTCCGAGAGTACCCTGGGTGCGTTCACAGCAGGCAGGTAAATGCAATTTGTGGCTGCAGATCTCGTAGGCCAGCTGGATACACTGGTCAGAGTGGCCCGTCCCAGCACAGATCTCATAGGCCAGCTGGATATACTGACCCGGCACAGGAAAATAAGGAAACACTcagaagatgagctttatttgtctcatgtacattgaaacctGAAATAAGTTAGTgcacatgcgccggtcgtgcatgcagcctgttacagttgctccgtaaTTTCTTACTTTTAAACTTCTTAACTTAGTATTTGTTGTATTTCTtttaaaccaatttcccccgggatcaataaagtatgactatgactgtgactatatacagtgaaatacatgcacaaagaagagaaaatctgcagatgctggaaatccaagcaacacagacaaaacgctggaggaactcagcagggcagcaggcagcatctatggaaaaagtacagtcaatgtttcaggctgagaccatttgGCAGGACTGGATAAGAAAAGCTGAGCAGTAGATTTAAGGTGGGGgcagggaagagagaaacaaggtgatgggtgaaacctgaagggggaggaatgaagtaaaaagctgggaagttgattggtgaaagagatacagggctggagaagggggagtcagaTAGAAGCAGACagaggccatggaaaaaagaaaaggggggaggagcatcagGAGGCGGCGATACACGGGCAAGCAGAtaaggagagagggggaaaagaggATGCGAAATGGTAGGGTGAggagcattaccggaagttcgaggaataaatgttcataccatcaggttggaggctacccagacggaatacaaggtgttgttcctccaagagtggcctcatcacagcaatgTAAGAAGCCATGGATGgtcatatcggaatgggaatgggaagtggaattaaagtgggtggccagtgggagatcccaCGTTTTCTGGTGTACAGAGCGTGGAtcctcggtgaagcggtctcccagtcaatatcgggtctcgccgatatacaagaggccatacctggagcaccgaacacagtatgtgaacccaacagactcacaggtgaagtgttgcctcacctggcagGACTGCTTGGGCCCTAAATGGTAGTAGGGGAGATGTATcacttgttctgtttgcaaggataagtgccaggagggagatcagtgggggggggggggacgaatggacaagggagtcgcgtagggagcgatccctgcggaaagcagaaaggtgggggggaggagagagggaaagatgtgtttggtggtgggatcccattggaggtggcagaagtttcagagaattacatgttggatgcagaggctggtggggtggtagttgaggacaagaggaaccctattcctggtagggtggcaggagggtggggtaagagcagaggtgctcgaaatggaagagatacggttgagggcagcgttgatggtgaggaagggaatcccctttctttgaaaaaggatgacatctcctttgttctttaATGAGAAACCTCAACCTgtgagcagatgtggcggagacggagggattgaaagaaggggatggcatttttcgaagtaacagggtgggaagaggtatagtccaggtagctgtgagagtccgtgggtttataatagacatcagtggataagctgtctctggagatagacagtgagatcaagaaagggaaggggggtgtcggaaatggaccaggtaaacttgagggcggggtagaagttggaggcagagtggatgaagtcgatgagttcagcacgggtgcaggaagcagcaccaatgcagtcatcgatgtagtgtgGGAAAAGTACAGGACGGTCACCATCGTaggcttggaacacagactgttccacgtaaTCGACAAACAGCTGGGACCCGGGCgagttggaggaagtgggaggagccgaatgagcaattattgagagtgagggcaAGTGTTGAGCGAAATACattgtttgcgtcaacaaccaacacaacccaacaaTGTGGTGGGGGCAGCGCGGAAGTGTTGCCACACACTCTGGTGACAGCACAGCAAGGCCACAATGCtcggcaggacaacacagaacacagcaagcaacagGAAAACAAGTCCCTCTctcccatccacacacacaccaagcACCGTTCCCTCCTTGCTCACAGACATACCGTAACTAAATCCTGCTGTGGACGGGGCTGTTTCTCTCCAGGAAGACACAGGGTACCTCAAGCGTGTGACCAGACCTACAACAAACAAGGACCGAATTACTCAATATCCAGACAACCAAGATGGTCTCCACTCCTGCTGGGAGGGATTATGAGCATCTCTTGCACTCTACCTGCTGCGGTTATTATCGATGCAAGAGAGACGGCAATGTCCGGCAGCAGAGTGCGGGCAGGGGTGGCAACAgagtaatgtagcagttagtgtcATGCTTTACAGCACGAGCAATCCGATCCGGGTTCAGTTCCtgtcaccatctgtaaggagtttgtacgttctccctgtgaccgcgtgcttttcctccgggtgctgcggtttcctcccacagtccaaacacgtacgggttggggttagtgagttgtgggtatgaagCATGGTGACAGTTGTGGCTggccccagcacaccctcagactGTCTCAGTTAGTGACAAACAATGCTCACTGTGTTTcaattgtacatgtgacaattaaagaTAATCTTTTATCTTTTAAGAATCTTCTCACTTTAGTTTACAGAATTCTTTATTCAGGATAATTGCTGAATGTTGTGTTTTGTTGCTAGTTGTACTctaaccaacacaccacagcaaatcctGATACATGGAAATGATTATGACCTATAAAGTTGATCTTTTAATCCTTGAGATTAATTTGTCCAATAGAAGTTGATTTCAGGCTGGGAAGGTGGTGAACGAAACCCCCAGCATTTTCAATGTGAGCAGGACCAGGATCTACAGGTTGGGACTAGGAGTTAGGaatatggctgtggaggcgatGAGTCACTGGCCTGATACGGACCAGAAATGGGTCAATAAAAGCAGAGTCTGCCCAGGATCAgataaagctgcagaaagttgctaacttagccagctccatcatggacactagcctcccagcATATAAATTTTATTTGTAATcaatagttttattattatgtattccaatcttctgctgttgcaaaacaacaaatttcacaacatacgccagcgacatgaaacctgattctgattctgagaggaGCCGGAGGGTTTCTCCAGCACACCGGCCCTACAGCTTGACACCACCATCGGAATGGTGAATATGGTGAATGGTGGTGGGATAGGACTGGcatggggaggtgtgtgtgtgtgtgtgtggtatgtgtgGGTGGGGAGTGGTGGGATAGGACTGGCACAGGGAGGGGTGTGTGCAGGGAGTGCTGAGGAACTGACGGTGGACAGCGGTACTCTCTCAGTTCACCCTAACCCAGGGGCCGGTCTGGGTCGGGCCGAGGTGTGAGACATACCTGCTGCGTTGTGCTGGTGGTAGGTGATAAGCTCTGGAATGGTGTCGAAGATGTGTTTCTCGGCCAGGTAATAGCGTTTGTGGGTGTCCATGATTTCCTTGATGTGGTAGTGCTTGACTCCGGCGCTGCACTCACTGTCAGGGGTAAAGAAAAGAATCATAAACCCCAGAGATTCTGCCGATGCCgcaaatccagagaaacacacacaaagtgctggaggatctcagcaactcgggcagaatctatggagaggaataaacggttgatgttttgggccgagtcccttccactggaaaggaagagatcAGAAACCAGAAATAAAGATCAGACGGGTCTTGGGTACAGACATTGTTCGAATCGGGGGTGGGGTCTTGGGTACAGACGTGGTTCGAATCGGGGGGGTCTTGGGTACAGACGTGGTTTGAATCGGGGGGGTCTTGGGTACAGACGTGGTTCGAATCGGGGGGGTCTTGGGTACAGACATGGTTTGAGTCGGGGGGGTCTTGGGTACAGACATGGTTTGAATCGGGGGGTCTTGGGTACAGACGTGGTTCGAATCGGGGGGCTCTTGGGTACAGACGTGGTTCGAATCGGGGGGGTCTTGGGTACAGACATGGTTTGAATCGGGGGGGTCTTGGGTACAGACGTGGTTCGAATCGGGGGGCTCTTGGGACACACTCTCCGTTCAACAtcaggaagaccaaggaattgattgtggacttcaggaaggagaagtcaaagGAACAGACACCAGTCCTTGCTG
The nucleotide sequence above comes from Mobula birostris isolate sMobBir1 unplaced genomic scaffold, sMobBir1.hap1 scaffold_841, whole genome shotgun sequence. Encoded proteins:
- the LOC140193778 gene encoding tyrosine-protein kinase ITK/TSK-like, which produces DKQGAFMVRDSRQAGMYTVSVFTKASSECSAGVKHYHIKEIMDTHKRYYLAEKHIFDTIPELITYHQHNAAGLVTRLRYPVSSWRETAPSTAGFSYGAWEISATALTFMEEVGCGQFGVVHMGYWRNQHKVAIKTIREGAMSEEDFIEEAQIMMKLSHEKLVQLYGVCNQDSSIFLVFEYMEHGCLSEYLRNNRGSFGRHTLLGMCQDVCEGMEYLEHNQFIHRDLAARNCLVGDSLIIKVSDFGMTRFVLDDQYTSSSGSKFPVKWSAPEVFRYSKFSSKSDIWSFGVLMWEVFTEGKMPYDNCSNAELVEEIAAGFRLHKPKLASCSIYNMMTCCWFERPEERPSFYELLNEIRELSEREDL